The Acetomicrobium flavidum genome window below encodes:
- a CDS encoding DNA repair protein RecN, giving the protein MLEELHVKNVGGITTASLRFKGNFIAITGESGTGKSSLVRALELLAGKRAQVNYLRVGKATGEVEGAFLADNIPSLPEELQPQEGTWVVRRVITSEGRSKSYIQGHVVPLNVLSRAMTHFMHIQSQFSQLDLLDENNQLDLLDSYGGAELMKKKIFMSNIFHRAVEMERKIQDLYQKRKDIEERYNGALELIQLLKSLNPSPSSEYEWENELRMVKDALNRREELERILAVLEGGMAAGGLEGELQSIAMRLKSLLGSNEKIDQASQRALIALQELIRQIREILAAEASPEDLQHRQEELESKLGRLRKCKRIARVSTVEELAEYYSTAEREMSWLSESLAEIEVMREKLNKLKKDVSQHALDLRSSRVKIARQLEEAVNSHLKDLGMEAARLTINIEEMKKVRANGAEVVTFMIETNDSSPVPVSRIASGGELSRILLALQMALPEGTLPKLLVVDEVEAGLGGKAALLVGLKLKELSTKCQIILITHEATIASLADQHFRVTKEGEESYVRELSDDERVQEIARMLSGTSEIKEALMHAERLLGLREK; this is encoded by the coding sequence GTGCTGGAGGAGCTTCACGTGAAAAATGTTGGTGGCATCACTACGGCCTCCTTGAGGTTTAAGGGTAATTTTATCGCAATTACCGGAGAAAGCGGCACAGGAAAAAGCAGCTTAGTGAGGGCCCTAGAGCTGCTGGCTGGAAAAAGGGCTCAAGTAAACTATCTTCGCGTTGGCAAGGCAACGGGTGAGGTCGAAGGCGCATTTTTAGCCGACAATATCCCATCCTTGCCGGAGGAACTTCAACCGCAGGAAGGCACATGGGTGGTAAGGAGAGTCATAACCTCTGAGGGAAGGAGCAAGTCCTACATACAGGGGCACGTTGTTCCGCTAAATGTCCTTTCAAGAGCTATGACTCATTTCATGCACATACAAAGTCAATTTTCTCAGCTTGACCTGCTCGACGAAAATAATCAACTCGATCTTCTAGACAGTTACGGTGGAGCAGAGCTCATGAAGAAAAAGATATTTATGTCAAATATCTTTCACAGAGCGGTTGAGATGGAAAGAAAGATACAAGACCTTTACCAAAAAAGAAAAGATATCGAGGAGCGCTATAATGGTGCCCTAGAGTTAATACAACTGCTAAAATCGCTTAACCCGTCACCTTCCAGCGAATATGAATGGGAAAACGAGCTGAGGATGGTAAAAGATGCATTAAACAGAAGGGAAGAGCTGGAGCGCATCTTGGCGGTCTTAGAGGGTGGGATGGCCGCGGGAGGGCTTGAGGGAGAGCTTCAAAGCATTGCCATGAGGCTTAAATCCTTGCTTGGTTCTAACGAAAAGATCGACCAGGCTAGCCAAAGGGCCCTGATTGCACTGCAGGAGTTGATACGCCAAATTAGGGAGATCTTAGCGGCTGAAGCCTCCCCGGAAGATCTGCAGCATAGACAGGAGGAGCTTGAATCCAAGCTTGGTAGGCTTAGAAAATGCAAGCGGATCGCACGCGTTTCAACGGTTGAGGAGTTGGCAGAATATTATTCTACAGCAGAGAGGGAAATGTCCTGGTTATCGGAAAGCCTAGCTGAGATAGAAGTTATGAGAGAAAAGCTTAATAAGCTAAAGAAGGATGTCAGCCAACATGCTCTGGACCTGCGATCTTCCAGGGTCAAGATAGCAAGACAACTTGAAGAAGCCGTCAACTCTCACTTAAAGGACCTGGGCATGGAGGCCGCAAGGCTTACGATAAATATAGAAGAGATGAAAAAAGTACGCGCCAACGGGGCAGAGGTTGTAACCTTTATGATCGAGACGAACGACAGCTCGCCTGTGCCGGTCTCCAGGATAGCCTCCGGAGGTGAGCTGAGTCGCATATTGCTAGCCTTGCAAATGGCTTTGCCCGAGGGCACCTTGCCCAAACTCCTAGTTGTCGATGAAGTGGAGGCGGGATTGGGGGGGAAGGCCGCTTTGCTCGTTGGTCTCAAGCTCAAGGAGCTCTCTACGAAATGCCAGATTATCCTGATAACTCATGAAGCTACTATTGCTTCTCTTGCTGACCAGCACTTCCGCGTCACTAAGGAAGGGGAAGAATCGTACGTAAGAGAGCTCAGCGACGATGAAAGAGTTCAGGAAATCGCACGCATGTTATCCGGCACAAGCGAGATAAAGGAAGCCCTTATGCACGCCGAGCGCCTGTTAGGATTGCGTGAAAAATAA
- the nadD gene encoding nicotinate-nucleotide adenylyltransferase, protein MPQRRSNFMSRIKVGIMGGTFDPIHFGHLVVAEEAYTSLNLSEIIFVPTGDPPHKSFKNITPAEDRYIMTCMAIVDNPHFKISKIEIEREGPSYTIDTLREMRHWYLPKEAEFFFITGIDAVLQIPTWKEPFAIAQLAHIVAASRPGYDISQLESLPEEIKRAVIPLEIPLLAISSTEIRRRVAAGQSIRYFLPWTVEHYIYKKTLYTLEGR, encoded by the coding sequence TTGCCTCAGAGGCGTTCAAACTTCATGAGCAGGATAAAGGTTGGCATAATGGGAGGCACCTTTGACCCAATACATTTTGGTCACCTGGTGGTTGCCGAGGAGGCTTATACTTCTTTAAACCTGTCGGAAATAATATTTGTTCCAACGGGAGACCCTCCTCATAAAAGTTTTAAGAATATAACGCCGGCAGAGGATCGTTACATAATGACCTGTATGGCCATTGTTGATAATCCTCACTTTAAAATATCGAAAATAGAGATTGAACGGGAGGGTCCATCTTACACCATAGATACCCTTAGGGAGATGAGGCATTGGTATCTTCCTAAGGAGGCCGAATTTTTCTTCATAACAGGCATAGACGCGGTGCTACAGATACCAACATGGAAGGAGCCTTTTGCAATCGCGCAGTTAGCTCACATAGTAGCTGCATCCAGGCCTGGCTACGACATATCACAACTGGAGTCGTTGCCCGAGGAGATCAAAAGGGCAGTCATACCACTCGAAATACCTTTGCTGGCTATATCTAGCACTGAAATAAGGCGTCGCGTTGCCGCCGGTCAAAGTATAAGGTACTTTTTGCCTTGGACCGTCGAGCACTACATTTACAAAAAGACCCTTTACACGTTAGAGGGAAGGTGA
- the rpmA gene encoding 50S ribosomal protein L27, protein MKFNIQLFAHKKGQGSSQNGRDSISKRLGVKRYDGQLVNAGNIIIRQRGTKVHPGLNVGLGRDYTLFALAKGVVKFEDKGNRKYVSVIPVE, encoded by the coding sequence ATGAAGTTCAATATACAGCTATTTGCCCATAAAAAGGGTCAGGGCAGCAGCCAAAACGGAAGGGACAGCATTAGCAAGAGGCTTGGCGTTAAAAGATATGACGGCCAGCTGGTTAATGCCGGCAATATCATCATTCGTCAGCGGGGGACAAAAGTGCATCCCGGCCTAAATGTGGGATTGGGTAGGGACTACACGCTCTTTGCACTCGCGAAAGGCGTGGTCAAGTTCGAGGATAAGGGCAATAGAAAGTACGTAAGCGTAATCCCTGTTGAGTAG
- a CDS encoding ribosomal-processing cysteine protease Prp: MIEVRISVDKKGPLSVQARGHSGYAPRGKDIVCAAVSTLMHALLLGLRDVLGIQDTVYEIDEEEPRFFILWRESDLEDDRSRAVIDTVLRSLRSIADSYPKYVHIVEVNKK; encoded by the coding sequence ATGATCGAGGTTCGCATTTCTGTCGACAAAAAGGGTCCCCTATCCGTTCAAGCTCGAGGTCACAGCGGATATGCACCAAGAGGGAAAGACATCGTTTGCGCAGCAGTATCTACATTGATGCATGCCTTGCTTTTAGGGTTGAGAGATGTCTTAGGAATACAGGATACAGTCTATGAGATAGACGAAGAGGAGCCAAGGTTTTTTATACTCTGGAGAGAAAGCGACCTTGAAGACGATAGATCAAGGGCAGTTATAGATACCGTATTGAGAAGCCTGAGGTCTATCGCAGATTCATATCCCAAGTATGTCCATATTGTGGAGGTGAATAAAAAATGA
- the rplU gene encoding 50S ribosomal protein L21 codes for MLGYAIIETGGKQYRVTPGDVLKVEKINGNPGDVVTLDRVLLISDEQGVKVGNPTVPGAYVEASIKSHGKDKKVIVFKFKNKTNYQRFKGHRQPYSEIEILSVKY; via the coding sequence ATGTTGGGCTACGCTATTATCGAAACTGGAGGCAAGCAGTATCGCGTGACGCCGGGAGATGTACTGAAGGTCGAAAAGATCAATGGAAATCCAGGCGATGTGGTCACGCTGGATCGTGTGTTGTTGATATCCGATGAGCAGGGAGTTAAGGTCGGAAATCCCACGGTCCCGGGGGCTTATGTGGAGGCATCCATAAAAAGCCACGGCAAAGATAAGAAGGTCATAGTATTCAAGTTCAAGAACAAGACCAACTATCAGCGATTCAAGGGCCACCGTCAACCTTATTCGGAGATCGAGATATTGTCCGTGAAGTATTAG
- the obgE gene encoding GTPase ObgE, whose translation MKFIDRGEIVVHAGRGGNGCMSFRREKYVPKGGPDGGNGGRGGNVYLKATDRLQTLEEFTYKTEFKAQSGQNGQKANRNGKDGEDLIIEVPCGTIVWDADSGEPLGDLVEPGDMLLVALGGRGGRGNATFATSTNQAPRFSEKGENGQSRRLVLELKILADVGMVGLPNVGKSSLLACLSNAKPKIADYPFTTLTPNLGVLLLEDRKMLLADIPGLIQGASENRGLGLSFLRHIERTRLILYVLDLSSNSMEDLNKQWCTLRDETGNYNREILKKPSLLVANKVDLVKDSSFLEQVARWAKELGQEIKFTSAVTKQGIDELSSSLLQRLSEINCEGIKRLYPLKHAVREEMVQPSKVKIESVGEGRFRIINRYLEELVERYDFEQDEAIMRFSKIIARLGIEGMLSDMGAKEGDTVCIGDMEFEYIPDIDAECEIDTGDIDIDEDGE comes from the coding sequence TTGAAGTTTATAGATAGAGGCGAGATAGTAGTACATGCAGGTCGCGGTGGTAACGGATGCATGAGCTTTAGGAGAGAAAAGTACGTCCCGAAAGGCGGCCCGGACGGTGGTAACGGAGGAAGGGGCGGAAACGTATATTTAAAGGCAACGGATAGACTGCAAACCCTGGAAGAGTTCACGTACAAGACAGAATTTAAGGCACAGTCTGGACAAAACGGTCAAAAGGCAAATCGCAATGGCAAGGACGGAGAAGACCTCATCATAGAGGTCCCCTGCGGGACCATAGTGTGGGATGCCGATAGCGGTGAGCCGCTAGGCGACCTGGTAGAGCCGGGAGATATGCTCCTTGTCGCTTTAGGCGGAAGGGGAGGGAGGGGCAATGCTACCTTTGCAACTTCCACAAATCAAGCTCCCCGTTTTTCCGAGAAGGGCGAAAACGGACAGTCAAGGCGCTTAGTGCTTGAGCTTAAAATACTAGCCGATGTTGGCATGGTAGGACTTCCCAATGTCGGCAAATCCAGTTTACTGGCGTGTTTGTCCAACGCTAAGCCAAAGATAGCAGATTATCCATTTACAACGTTAACTCCAAACCTTGGCGTATTACTCCTGGAGGACAGAAAGATGTTGCTTGCCGATATACCTGGTCTGATCCAAGGGGCATCGGAGAACAGGGGTTTGGGCCTGTCGTTTTTGAGACACATCGAGCGGACGAGGTTGATATTGTATGTGTTGGACTTGTCCAGCAATTCGATGGAGGACCTAAATAAACAATGGTGTACTTTAAGAGATGAAACAGGCAATTATAACAGAGAAATCCTTAAAAAACCATCCCTGCTTGTTGCAAATAAGGTCGACCTTGTCAAGGATAGTTCCTTCCTGGAACAGGTAGCAAGGTGGGCAAAAGAGTTGGGGCAAGAAATCAAGTTTACCAGTGCCGTTACAAAACAAGGGATTGATGAGCTTTCTTCATCGCTTTTACAAAGGCTTTCGGAGATAAATTGCGAGGGAATTAAAAGGCTATATCCTCTCAAACATGCCGTAAGGGAAGAGATGGTCCAACCTTCTAAGGTAAAGATTGAATCCGTTGGAGAAGGTAGGTTTAGGATAATCAACCGATATCTTGAAGAATTGGTTGAAAGGTATGACTTCGAGCAAGACGAGGCAATAATGCGTTTTAGTAAAATTATAGCAAGGCTTGGTATCGAAGGGATGCTGTCAGACATGGGGGCAAAAGAAGGAGATACGGTTTGTATTGGCGATATGGAGTTCGAGTATATACCTGACATAGATGCCGAATGTGAAATCGACACAGGTGATATCGATATTGACGAGGATGGGGAATAA
- a CDS encoding NAD(+)/NADH kinase, whose product MENRVLLIVNTRKPTALELAYKLMGWSKKRGVSFVAPSHESAMLGLPEYDWNISINPVDFGIVLGGDGTFLRAARMVMDYEIPLYGINVGRLGFLATGNPQMAEEEIERILSGGYRIQRRRVLRGNVTRKGSLVHVLYALNDLVVTKGPLARLIEVESRVNDYFLSLFPADGIIVSTPTGSTAYALSAGGPILPPHVDAMVMVPICPHTLYARPLVLGPDDMISLIPKSDQKEIYLTQDGQLGYELMVKDRIDISLAKDKNVLTVELLEDNYFDLLREKLQWGNVSIRQGEEEW is encoded by the coding sequence ATGGAAAACCGAGTACTTCTAATAGTTAACACTAGAAAACCTACGGCACTTGAGTTGGCTTATAAGTTGATGGGATGGAGCAAAAAGAGGGGAGTTTCCTTCGTCGCTCCCTCCCATGAATCGGCCATGTTGGGATTGCCGGAATACGATTGGAATATATCCATAAATCCTGTGGATTTTGGAATAGTTCTTGGAGGAGACGGTACCTTTTTGAGAGCTGCCCGCATGGTAATGGATTATGAGATCCCTCTTTATGGCATCAACGTGGGTCGCCTTGGTTTTCTGGCGACAGGGAACCCTCAAATGGCTGAAGAGGAGATCGAAAGGATCCTATCCGGGGGATATAGAATCCAAAGGCGTAGAGTACTAAGAGGAAACGTGACCCGCAAGGGCAGCCTCGTACACGTGCTGTACGCATTGAACGATTTGGTCGTAACAAAGGGACCCTTAGCTCGCCTGATAGAGGTGGAATCCAGGGTAAATGACTATTTCTTGAGCTTATTTCCGGCAGATGGCATTATAGTGTCCACTCCAACTGGGTCTACGGCGTATGCCTTGTCGGCAGGAGGGCCAATATTGCCTCCCCATGTGGATGCCATGGTCATGGTGCCAATTTGTCCGCATACGTTATACGCAAGGCCGTTGGTGCTTGGGCCCGATGATATGATATCTCTGATACCAAAAAGCGATCAAAAGGAGATATATTTGACCCAAGATGGCCAACTCGGTTATGAGCTGATGGTCAAAGACAGAATCGACATATCCTTGGCGAAGGATAAAAATGTATTGACTGTGGAGCTGCTGGAAGACAACTATTTTGACCTTTTGAGAGAGAAGTTACAGTGGGGCAACGTCAGCATTCGCCAAGGCGAGGAGGAGTGGTAA
- a CDS encoding TlyA family RNA methyltransferase gives MSTSKQRLDKLLLERGLVDSRSKATAMILAGKVRVDGRVVVKAGTLVSLASSLEVMEQERWVSRGAHKLLKALSSFDVDPEDAVCIDVGASTGGFTQVLLERGAKKVYAIDVGYGQLAWPLRQDERVVVRERTNARFLRREDFDETADLVTIDVSFISLKLIIPVVVDLLSPNGDIIALIKPQFEAGKEHVSKGIISDPLLHESVLRDITGFIEQATPLKLAGLTHSPIKGPKGNIEFLMHVTNKRVTPYVPDFEKIVKNAHDELD, from the coding sequence GTGAGTACCTCGAAACAGCGCCTCGATAAATTGTTGCTAGAGCGAGGCCTCGTCGACAGCAGGAGCAAAGCAACTGCCATGATATTGGCCGGTAAGGTAAGGGTGGATGGTAGGGTTGTGGTCAAGGCGGGCACGCTGGTAAGCCTCGCTTCTTCTTTGGAAGTGATGGAACAGGAGAGATGGGTGAGTCGTGGCGCGCATAAACTTTTAAAGGCATTAAGTTCCTTTGATGTAGACCCAGAAGATGCTGTATGTATCGATGTCGGAGCTTCCACCGGGGGCTTTACGCAGGTGTTGCTGGAACGGGGAGCGAAAAAAGTTTACGCCATTGACGTGGGCTATGGACAGTTGGCATGGCCCTTAAGACAGGACGAGCGTGTCGTAGTTCGCGAGAGGACGAACGCCAGGTTTTTACGCAGAGAGGATTTTGACGAAACAGCCGACCTCGTCACGATAGATGTGTCTTTCATATCATTAAAGCTCATCATTCCTGTGGTGGTAGATTTATTGTCTCCTAATGGAGATATCATAGCTCTAATAAAACCGCAGTTTGAGGCAGGAAAAGAGCATGTAAGTAAGGGAATAATATCCGACCCGCTTCTTCATGAAAGCGTTTTAAGGGATATCACAGGCTTCATTGAGCAAGCTACACCTCTCAAGTTGGCGGGCCTTACTCACTCACCGATCAAGGGGCCAAAGGGCAATATCGAGTTTTTAATGCATGTCACAAACAAAAGGGTCACGCCTTACGTCCCAGATTTCGAAAAGATAGTGAAAAACGCTCACGACGAGCTCGATTAA